AAAGAGTCATCCAAGAGGCCCATAGTTTAGGGAATGGACACCTTTAAGCCCAACAAATCCAAGAAGGGCCACATACATTGATCAAGTTTCTTTTATGCAGAAACATGACACTAGAAGAGGAACTATCCATCTTATTTGAAAAGAAATTATCAAGAGACTAGTACTTCAAGTATCTACTAGATATAACTTATACTTTTTATATAACACtcaagtacttggtacttaaggttaatataatatttgtaaaTGACTTGTAAATGTGCAAGAAGAGTAAGTAACTAACCACAACCAAGTTGTAACTTTACTCTTAGATCTTGAACCTGATTGATAACTTAGACTCATGAACACTGAAATGTGATCTATATCTAATAATCAACTATACGCTTGATTAATCTTACTCTCTATAGAAGGAGTAAGAGATTCTGTTAGAAAGAATGCATACATGGAGATCTATACGCATTTAGCAAGACTTGTTATAAAatgattttctcatactcatgtgATTGACTATGATCTTtgtcatactcatgtcattgaccaTGATCAAGCCATTTCAAAAGTAGCTATGATTAGACCCACAAAGATATTATTTACTAAAAttacatattcttaatatgagatatgaCAAATAAATTTCAAGAAAAATCGTTTTTTCTTAATAGACACCTACTTGAAGATGTCTATATAGCATAGCCTAGAGTTTTTCTTAAACCAAGTTATCCTAACAAAACATGTAAGCCTTAAGATCTATTTGTGCATATAAAACAAATACCTCAAGGTTGGAATCgtcattttaattttaaaacacaaactatattttttttaatcaaaataaagatAACAAatatgtttactaagaactagtatGAGAGATAGCGATATTCTTAATCTGACATAATTAATCATGAGAAACTACATTATAACAATGCAAGGCTCTTTCGCCTTGACTCAAAAAGTGTTTCTaagatgaaagacttaggaaagaCAAGATACATTCTTAGATGTAAAATCTATAGGTATAGATAAAGATGAATGTTAAAGTTTTAAATCTGTTTGTATATGTTGGCAATATCTTGAAATAGATCAAGATACAAGATTCCTTGAAAGACTCTTGGCATTGCCACATTGCACCATTTTGATCGTGCCTGAAACTGACCTACCATATAGGCTTAAGCTAGATAAAATGATTCATATTCTATTTGTTTGGCAAATGAATCCATTCCTTTATGTCATATTATACACAAGACCAAGTATAAAATCATGCGAAGAACATATCATAAGATACTAATTGGATACATGGGTAAGTCATTAGACGACTATAAGGATCTAAGAGTACTTAAGAAGAAATAAAAGAATATATATGAGATAATCATTTTAGAAGAAGATCTCTATTTAAAGAGTTACAtaagattttaacttcaaaataaatatatataattttgagtTATAATTGGATTATGATTTCATCATTGAATGAAGAGTAAGTTTTGTTAGAATGAGGTCCAGGAAAAACAAAATTACACAGTCTACTACAAAATCAGAATACACTGCTACTTCAAAAGTTgtaatcaaatatgattggatgaattagATCATTGAAAACTAGGTTAAGTATCAAATAAAATCATATGGAATGctttatataaatcatatgttttTAGAAACTAAAGAGGCTAAGTTTTATAAAACaagatatgatatatatatatatatatatatatatatatatatatatatatatatatatatatatcagtgttgtaaaaatcccgactaggtcccAATTAATCTAcgattaatccctaggcactactcgaccgattagagggcgcctaCCGATTAATCCCTGCATACACAATGAGTGAAACAGTAGaacccgatgaaattttaacactttaaaGAAGTTACATCTCAATACAAACTATGTAAGTTATGATTAGTGTTTTATTAATCAtaataacctattttgttatgatattagtggtatttacgaacttttgtgtaataatagtcatatttaatttttaaaagtttaacatATTAGCAATTAATAGtctccgattaatctccgcctaaccGATTTATCCTTTAACcttagtccaccgactagctaacgtcgtaCAATTTTTacaaccatgatatatatatatatatatatatatatatatatatatatatatatatatatatatatatatatatatatatatatatatatatatatatatatatatatatataatagtcatTTGGTTTTATATAATCTAAAAGatttagtttttataaaaacaaaataaaatgtgTATATCAATTGGAAGAGTGTGTTTCATATTTCCTCCTCCGTCTTGGTTAAAAGCGCAAGCTGCCTTAGTGGAGTATGGGTTGGAGTTCGCTTCTTATTTCTTCCAAGAGTACATACATGCATACCTCTATTACTTATGTCATAACTAGGTATGACTTTAAGGACTTAATGTAAGAACTTTACTTCCATAAAAGGGATGGTCATGAGCAAGTTTTGGGTTGATTTTCTCTTACTCCAAAACTATAGATGGCTCTTTACTTCTCTTTAGTTCTTAACTAATTAAGAAGCTTAAAGACGAAGATGATACTTTCTTACTCTCATTGATTTAATACTTGGTATTAAATTATATCATTATAGATTTCTATAACTACAAGATCAAGACTAACATCTTATCAAGTTGACCTATTGTTAGTGTTCTAGATGAGAAGGAGCTTTGCTCTACATTTTATCTCAACTTCCTAATTTCCAGAAGCAACAATGTCTTTAAATGCTATAAACTTCTTCCTTTTCTATAGGTGTTTTAATCTTTTATAGCTTTACAAAATGATACTTGGTGGGtaaaatgattttattttattaaaatataaaattgttTTCATTGCTAATCACGTCAAGTTTGACACTATAATtagattattttaaaataaaaaccaacaatatatatatatatatatatatatatatatatatatatatatatatatatatatatatatatatatatataaactgacATGTATACACACAAAAAATTGCTCTTTGTGTTTTAAGGAAAATTATACaaccaaaataaatgaaaaattttgtctGCATAAAATAACACATTATAAACTTTACTAATTGTGAAAAAAAACATGTATGCCATTTTCTTACCAAACAAAATCtatgttttccaaaaaccaacattatcttaataatgattgtaatcttactaaatgcaaaaaaaaaaaaaataaataaataaatctgtGATGCCGCTTATTGGGGTTTTCTTCAAAAAATCAGCTTAAAATACGATAAAGATATAAAAATATaagtaaaataaattttgaacatAAAACTAATTTATAACCCACCAAAGATCCATTTGAATGAAGGAGATATTAAATAAACAATCATAAGAGGTTTAAGAAATTACAACATTTGTAGAATTTTATCCTGTTGGGATGTTGGAAGTTAATGAAGATGGTAGGAAGGAAAAAAAATTTCTCTAGATTAATCCACCAACATGTTTCCAACACTAAAGAATGGTAGTTCATTTCTTGTaaaataaagctcttaatcctttaagCACAAACCCAAATTTTGTCTTAAAGAAGAGTTTAAGTATGAAGCTCTCTTACATTAGTCTAACACTTAAAGAAAAAGAACAGAGAAATGAACCAAGTGGTGGTTTTAAATTCATGGATTAATAGGTTTATGAAGTCCTTTTATATGCTAATATAATTAATGTATCAACATTTAAGACACCATACCttctaatgatcaaaagcatggACCATATAAGATGTATGAGATGTCAAAAACATGGGAGAAAAAGCAAGCAAACTCACAACCCATACCATTGAAGATACTCTAATTTAAAAGCTTAAGTACTAAATTCATTGATAAATTATTAAGGTTGTTAATTGATAAGCAGGATTGTATTATTAAGCAATTTAAATATAAGTGTATGGTTTGAAGAATTGGACCTTTAgattgttttattttgttttaccAAGAACTGAATTATTATTTCGAATTTCAGAATTTTGATCGATAAAATGAtaaccgaatatatatatatatatatatatatatatatatatatatatatatatatatatatatatatatatatatatatatatatatatatatatattagtatatttatatattattaacattttttaaataaaactagAAAATGTATCAAAAAAAAGAGCTAgattaatataaattttaattcagAAGTAGggcatgtgtttttttttttacttgagTTTTTATCATTCATAAATCAAGCATATTTTTGTTAAGTtagacatattttgaaaagtaaATAAGGGAAATCAATGGTCAATTTATAATTTGGTTGGTTGGAatcttattttaatttaatttgaattatttggatttaaattttaaaatacttaAATCAATTTGAATACATAATATTGATTAGATTCATATGACAAAAATACAAAATGTATGTTGAACGGATACAATTAATTTGTCACAAATTAAATATCCTCTTACATTAATTGTTACTTATCCTTCTATTCATTTAAATTCTgagaaataaattaaaatattattatttttatcaaaTGTGACATATGGACAAAAGCATAAGTTTGaagaaaaaatatttaattttcaaaaaattatATAATAGACAGTAtacaaaataacaattataacacTATAACACGTGTAGGAAATCTGTGATTTACTCAATTTTCAATTTTTCGTTATGTTATTTAAACATATAAGAATAAGTTCACTTGTGTTTTTGCTTAGAACAGGATACTCTTGGAATCTACTGGGCATACGACGACAATATTTGCTAAAGGGATCAAGTACCAACACCCTTCGTGGATCTTCTTCCATTTCGCCTTCTTATATATACCAATGCATCAACTTCCACACCATCAATCGGTTGTCGATCCTCTTCATTCCAATCTCCAGGATAAGCACAAAGATGGATTTACAGACAATGGCACCAATGGGATCGGCGGCAATTGCAATTGGTGGTCCGGCGGTGGCTGTTGCCGGTGGTATTTCTCTACTGTTTCTCAAAAGTTTTCTCTCTCAGCAACCTGGTAATCCAAATCACCTCCCTTCTGTTCCCGGTAATCCTTCGCCACCCTTCCTTCCCTCTTTCTACTTCATGTCCATTTTTCTATGTGAAGACGATGAGTGTAATTGAAAATTGCAGCCGTACCCGGGGTGCCATTGTTGGGGAATTTGCTTGAGTTGAAGGAGAAGAAACCTTACAAGACTTTTACAAAATGGGCAGAAACTTATGGCCCTATTTACTCCATTAAAACTGGAGCCACCTCCATGGTTGTCGTTAATTCGAATCAGCTTGCCAAAGAGGTTTGCTACACCTATCATTGAAATGAATGGGAActaaatatgtgtttatattcgAAGTTAGAGTCATTAGTTCTTTCTTTAATACGATGCCACAGGCTATGGTGACCAGATTCGATTCCATCTCAACCAGAAAGCTTTCAAAGGCATTACAGATCCTCACAGCCGATAAAACCATGGTCGCCATGAGTGATTATGACGATTATCACAAAACTGTCAAGCGCAACTTACTCACTAGTATCCTAGGACCAGCTGCTCAAAAGAGACATCGCGCCCATAGAGACGCCATGGGTGATAATCTTTCAAGACAGCTTCATGCCTTGGCTTTAAATTCTCCTCAGGAAGCAATAAACTTCCGGCAAATTTTCCAGTCTGAACTTTTCACGCTAGCATTCAAACAGGTGATAGTTTTTTAGTAAGCTATAAGAGAAAGTTTGAATgacataataaacatatataatgttgcaGACATTTGGGAGAGATATAGAAAGCATTTTCGTGGGTGATCTTGGAACCACCATGACAAGAGAAGAGATGTTTCAGATTTTGGTTGTGGATCCAATGATGGGTGCCATAGATGTCGACTGGAGAGACTTCTTCCCGTATCTTAAGTGGATACCCAACGCCAAATTGGAGGAGAAAATCGAACAAATGTACATCCGAAGAAAGGCTGTGATGAAGGCTGTGATTCAAGAACATAGAAAACGCATAGATTCTGGAGAGGTATAGCTTGTTACTCCATAGTTCTCATACTCACAAGTGGGCTATTATATGATTATGTTAACCTGATTTATGTTTTCTCCCTAAACAAGAATTTGGATAGTTACATCGATTTCTTGCTGGCGGAAGCACAACCGTTAACAGAAAAACAATTGCTGATGTCACTTTGGGAACCCATCATTGAAACATCCGATACCACAATGGTAACCACAGAATGGGCAATGTATGAACTCTCAAAACACCCAAACAAGCAGGAACGTCTCTACAATGAAATCCGAAATGTATGTGGGTCAGAAAAGATCACCGAGGAGAAGTTGTGCAAGATGCCCTACTTATCTGCTGTTTTTCACGAAACACTGAGAGTTCACAGTCCAGTTTCCATAATCCCATTAAGATATGTACACGAGAACACAGAACTCGGAGGATACCATGTTCCTGCTGGCACTGAGGTTTGTTTACATGCTCACGACCTTATTAGTTACATTCATATAAGATATGTGGAATCCGAGATCTTGTCTCCAAAGAGACCTTGACATGTTGGACACTGACAAAACAaaggggaaaatgacttaaaagcccaacgaagtttccaaaccgttcaaaaaaccccaatcatgttttgtctgttcaaaaaaacccaacaaacttaacattttgtctaaaaagcccAACTAAGTTACACTTTCCTGAAAGTCAAATAAGAGAAGCTGATGACGTGGCTTATTACTGTATCGATAAAATGACTTGTTAGACCAACAAAGTTTCTAAAACGTTTAAAAAACTTCAATCATATTTTGACTGTTCAAAAAAAAACCAACgaacttaaacaaaacaaaattttaattttctgaACGGTTTGGAACTTGTTTGGACTATTTAGACAAAAGGTTAAGTTCGTTGAATTTTTTTGAACAGATAAAACATGATTGGGCTTTTTTGAATGGTTTGGAAACTTGGTTgagcttttaagtcattttcctacAAAACAAatgttagttttgaaatgttgtaATTAATCATATGATGTTTTTCAGCTTGCGGTGAATATATATGGGTGTAATATGGAGAGGGAAATCTGGGAAAACCCTGAGGAGTGGAGTCCAGAGAGGTTTCTTGCGGAGAATGAACCAATCAACCTCCAAAAAACAATGGCTTTTGGAGCGGGGAAAAGAGTGTGTGCAGGAGCTATGCAAGCGATGTTGCTTGCTTGCGTGGGGATTGGGAGAATGGTTCAAGAGTTTGAGTGGAGACTTAAAGATGATGTGGAAGAAGATGTCAATACGCTTGGGCTCACAACACAGAGGCTTAATCCGATGCTTGCAGTTATAAAGCCGAGAAACTAATTACTAAAAGGAAATTAATACTATGGATATCCGGGTTAGGACctacatatattatatatatgtgaTACTTGTTTTGCTGAAATCTTGGTTTTGTAATAGTTGAGAGGTGGAGTTAGTTGTAGTTTTAAGTTTCATTAGGTGAACAAAACTTGTCTTTTGAAAGGACATTGTTCATCAGGATTCTGGTCCATATAATATAATCAAAATTCGAAATTAATGGATGTTAACATTTGGTGCAGTATATGATTCTGACAAATGATCCGATATGAAGGATCTTTTATGGTTAGAATTCGAATCAAATTATAAAAAGTACTTGTAGTACGGATATATCATATTACACCGAAAAAGTCCactaaatttttttataaatacatCATCCAAAAGTATGTGTTTACACCAAATaaatactatttttgtaatgagatgctttatataaaaaataataatttcacTACTCAACCTATCAGGACAATATTATCACATGAGCATACGAGGTACTTTTATGTATCACTTGTGCAAGTGGCATATGAAGTCAGGCTACATGGCCAAACCAATTaagtaaataagttttttttttcatttgtgaTTGTCTTCATTTAATTTTTATTGATGAGTATTGAGTCACACCTACCAACTTGGTAAGAGACATCTTAGAGGCTATAAAAACGAATTACAGACTTTTAATTGTGGTATCAAACCATCTAAATATGACCGCTCAGTTACCTAATCCAGTAAGTGGCGAATCAAAAAAGCCCCTAATTATCTCAAACAAAATTTTTGTGTTCATTTATTGTAAGGTAAaacttttaaatcttatttatcaACAATAACAGAAGAGAATGTCCCTCCAAGCATTTCTACAATATCTCATTGGTAGTGGAACCACAAGTAACCATTCTTTTATTGCATAtatcttgtgatacttgtattAATAATGACTGTGATTGCAGCCATTATAATTAGTACATATTTTTACCGAATATTATATTGGGATCATATGCATTCCGTGATAAATTTTGGATTGGTATATTATTTATCCATGTTAAATGTTTACGAAATGTATGTTACTGGAGAGTATGTGCTATTGGCATTTCACGAATGTCATATATGTTAAGGCTCTTATGTCGTCTCAGATGTCACTATAGATAATCAAAAACTAGAATGACTATCGTGATTCCTAAAAATGGTGACTGGAAATGAAAGTTGTGCTTGCGGGTGTTAGGATCTATATGCAATAATCAAATAAAGAATTATGGAGAAGATGAGATACACTACAAGAAATATCGGTATTACCGGCGACACCGgctattagcggcgacatgtaattgacgcgttacatgtcgccgctaatagttGGCGTCGCTGCTAATGATGCTACAGTGTCCATCCGCGTCAAATCAACCATGTCCGTTCGATCTGCTTTTCATCCAACGGTGGGAAATGAGGAAAAAGGGCACTATGTTTTCCTTCCCGGGGTGTCGCTGCTAATAACCTAGTTGTAAACAGAGGGAGGTCAAGCTCGTACAGTAATGCATGCTTCAAAGaagtaagttatgatatatttaaatgtttatttaaagTATAATAAATCTTTTTTTTGTTAAATCGAATATCACTCGAATCGAAGCATTCCGTAAGGCTAATTCCAATCGCCAAGGGGTGTTTTATAGTCCTGCAGTCGAGCAACAATACGTAAGTAGTTAATTTGTATTTTCATATACGTGTTTATATCGTCATGAGTATTTAGTAatatatttttatgatgtttatcATTTTTTGAAAATACAGAATGCTTTACTTCAGGAGATCAATCAACAAACCAAAGCTTCTTCTTCAGCAAGCGGTCTAACACCAAGTGATAcaagaaaatgttttgaaaaaatattGGGTGTTCGACACGGACATATTAGAGGCATTGGGCGTAAACCCCCTACCGATGTGTCTATGTATGATCAAGAACAACCGATGACACAAGAACCACCACAATCACAGGTAATTGTTTGTTTAAGttgaaaagtataatgctataatgctataatgatatgttggtagtttttgaaaaatataATACTATTATGATATATTGGTAATATATTTTGATTTCTTTGTAGATGAAAATGATGCAAACGATATTAAAGGACCCGACATGTTCTACGGCATTAGAAGAATGGTTTCGTTCATTGTCACCACCAAATAATGACGAAAATGATGAGAGTGATGGCGAGGAGTAGGAATTTTaggattttatgaaatgtttgttTAGAAGAATACTTTAATTAGGTTGTATGGACTAATATTTTTGATTGTggattaatattttataattgttatattgtttttggttgtgtatgggttaaaTATAACtgattttataaaattgtaacaaataaaaaaaaatgaaaagagtcTTTTGCAGCGACGCTTTTAGCAGCGACATATAAGTATTAGGAGCGACGAGTTTTTAGCAGCGACAGGTAAGTATTAGCAGCGACAGGTTTTTAGCAGCGACATAgaagtattagcggcgacaagaaGGGCATTAGCGACGACGTATTTGGGGCGACGCGTCGCTGCTAAtacttttagcggcgacaaacCTACTTTCTTGTGGCGACggctgtcgccgctaatacctgTATTTCTTGTAGTGATAGTCAAACGCATGAAGTCTTGTGTGTGCAGGGTGTTAGGATCTATGGTTGTGTTTGGAGCGACACAGCTAGCTGAAAAGGTAACTTCTTTTTCAAGCTTTTTTAAGTTGTCATGTTTGGCAAGCCAAatagtagcttataagctagcttctTAAAAAGCTGCtgagactagctttttaggagcttttttaaaaattttctaaataTACCCCTTAGTTAATTATAAAAACACAATCTTTTAAATGACCTTTTATGTCATTTCAtatttttcagctagttttaccaaacgttattttttatcagctaattttttatttaacagctagtttTTCAACTAATAGTTAACTTTTCAGCTAGTATGCGAAACATCGTCTATATGTAATAATCAAATAAAGAACGCCATACAAACTACGCTAAAATCTATAAAAAATACAGAAATAGCCGGTAAATACAAGAGTAGCCTCAAAAATTACTATAAATGATTTTGCTTCTTCTACAACTTTTCATTTGGTTCATTTAAATGACGGGGACCTACTTTCATTATGGGCATGATACAAAGAGTCATCTCTCATCTCCTTATGTGAACAGGTGACCATGCCTCATTACTAGTGTCTCAGTCACTCATAACAAAATAGCAATGTTGAATGAAAACATAGACACACCTTAGAACAATTCGTACATTTCTCATCCCGTCTTAAGTAGTTAAGCATTTTAACAGAGGTATCCTTACAACCTTTTAGACCATAAATCGTCATCTCACACCTACACTTCAAAACGAGTTATCATATGAACTTTTCACAATATTCTCAAATTATATGATCTACTTAGTGTTTAGGCTTATGcgtgtttttttagttttaactGCACGAATATTCAAAACCTGAGCCTCGTTCTCTCTTATGTTGTTTCTTTATTATGATACTGAACATAAATGATATCAATGTGGGGATctgatgcagcgcaaaaaaacaacacaaagataaccaagaatgaacctgttgattctaaaagaatagccaggacaatctcttcaaaaccacgttgattctacgaataccgtgggattggcttcaaaatctgggttaacacacagaatttgggagaaaatcgaaagttcataaaattgatgattgaccatccaaattacatcaaaaacagttaaataagaagcagaaattaaaatgaaaccctaaaagtccatgggccaaatacaaacccaaaaacaaaacccaaaaattaaggaaaaataacaaaaactgCTCATAACTCCTtttagaaagcgatttatggactcaaaaatgggtaagtccccttcgggtacttatctagacgtgctccttgctccaagcttcgatttgactggtcgtaggcccaaaacggagattcgtagccaaagttatggccattttcgtgaagcccctttagtcacacgatcgtgggcctctaggaacgcaagggcccgatcctccacactagggcccgcatcagGATCCTACGTAAAATCACCTTCATATTTCTCATCATGTCACTTTTGGGGAatacaaattctctctctctctctctctctctctctctctctatatatatatatatatatatatatatatatatatatatatatatatatatatatatatatatatatatatatatatatatatatatatatatatatatataaagcttgca
The genomic region above belongs to Lactuca sativa cultivar Salinas chromosome 4, Lsat_Salinas_v11, whole genome shotgun sequence and contains:
- the LOC111912922 gene encoding ent-kaurene oxidase, whose amino-acid sequence is MDLQTMAPMGSAAIAIGGPAVAVAGGISLLFLKSFLSQQPGNPNHLPSVPAVPGVPLLGNLLELKEKKPYKTFTKWAETYGPIYSIKTGATSMVVVNSNQLAKEAMVTRFDSISTRKLSKALQILTADKTMVAMSDYDDYHKTVKRNLLTSILGPAAQKRHRAHRDAMGDNLSRQLHALALNSPQEAINFRQIFQSELFTLAFKQTFGRDIESIFVGDLGTTMTREEMFQILVVDPMMGAIDVDWRDFFPYLKWIPNAKLEEKIEQMYIRRKAVMKAVIQEHRKRIDSGENLDSYIDFLLAEAQPLTEKQLLMSLWEPIIETSDTTMVTTEWAMYELSKHPNKQERLYNEIRNVCGSEKITEEKLCKMPYLSAVFHETLRVHSPVSIIPLRYVHENTELGGYHVPAGTELAVNIYGCNMEREIWENPEEWSPERFLAENEPINLQKTMAFGAGKRVCAGAMQAMLLACVGIGRMVQEFEWRLKDDVEEDVNTLGLTTQRLNPMLAVIKPRN